A region from the Paraburkholderia youngii genome encodes:
- a CDS encoding helix-turn-helix domain-containing protein codes for MQQEQNAISNFVLYGAESNAPHDDMVHYEPISLRASLFDFEIKPHVHRALIQVLYITHGGGETSIDGRTWTFQAPCLIAVPAQSVHNFHFANDIEGHVVTAAQPALESVIMALAPDLLEFVRTPAVLSGILNLDKGTPLETVFQSIRQETLVDARWQLAAGAARMIALFVKVGRLSESAKLAANPEQRTLADRIEKFRALLDKHCRERRAVGEYAKDMGVTTGQLSRICHAAFGTSAIEAIDARSIHEAKRLLGYSTMSVKQIANELGFQDEAYFGRFFRKQVGERPTEYRSTAQERFLLG; via the coding sequence GTGCAACAGGAGCAAAATGCGATTTCGAACTTCGTGCTCTACGGAGCGGAGAGCAATGCCCCTCATGACGATATGGTTCATTACGAGCCTATCTCACTACGTGCCAGTCTTTTTGACTTCGAAATCAAGCCTCACGTCCACCGTGCCCTCATCCAGGTTCTATACATCACCCACGGTGGTGGAGAGACCTCGATTGACGGCAGGACCTGGACATTTCAGGCCCCCTGCCTCATCGCGGTCCCTGCACAATCGGTGCATAACTTCCACTTCGCGAACGACATTGAGGGACACGTTGTTACGGCGGCTCAGCCAGCACTCGAATCCGTGATCATGGCCTTGGCCCCAGATCTACTGGAATTCGTTCGAACTCCGGCAGTTCTGTCGGGAATACTCAACCTTGACAAGGGCACCCCGCTAGAGACCGTTTTTCAATCGATCCGACAAGAGACGCTGGTAGACGCGCGTTGGCAGCTCGCTGCGGGTGCTGCACGGATGATCGCTTTATTCGTTAAGGTCGGACGTCTTAGCGAAAGTGCGAAACTGGCTGCGAATCCCGAGCAACGAACACTGGCCGACAGAATTGAAAAATTCCGCGCCCTACTCGACAAGCACTGTCGGGAACGTCGGGCAGTCGGTGAGTACGCCAAAGACATGGGCGTAACCACGGGCCAACTTTCCCGAATCTGCCATGCTGCATTTGGTACTTCAGCGATCGAGGCTATCGACGCACGTTCTATCCATGAAGCAAAACGACTACTCGGCTATTCAACGATGAGCGTGAAGCAAATCGCCAACGAACTAGGATTCCAGGATGAAGCCTACTTCGGCCGTTTCTTCCGCAAACAGGTGGGAGAACGGCCAACCGAGTATCGTTCTACTGCCCAGGAGCGATTCCTGCTGGGTTAG
- a CDS encoding FAD-dependent oxidoreductase has product MTKITCDLVVVGSGAAGLATAITAKKRGLNVVVVEKEAVFGGTTALSGGVLWIPLSHYGRKQNQADSVEKVKQYLQEEAGKNYDDAAVSCFIENGAKMVDFFEKETETKFVPTMYPDYNPHKSGGQDIGRSILAAPYDIRGLGKDMNRLKPPLETITFIGMMFNSSNADLKHFFQATKSFKSFCYVAKRLATHVKELTLYRRGINVTSGNALAARLAASALKLGIPIMTSTPVRGLLTENGKVTGVHAVGSDGEVQIVAKHGVVLAAGGFPHDPKRLAQVYPHVKNGGTHLSPTPESNTGDGVNMAEKAGAALGMGYADASAWMPVSKVPLSGGRTGVFPHLLDRYKPGIIGVLSNGKRFTNESNSYHDVGAALMRACEGKRETAMWLICDKDALAKYGLGYVKPAPMPTGGLIKKGYLIKGKTLRDLAKQCGITADTLEKTVAEYNKGAVVGQDMQYGRGTTAFNRYLADPENKPNPCVAPVQNGPFYAVKVLMGDLGTFDGIETAVTGEVLRKDGSQIAGLYAVGNDRKSMMGGAYPGAGITHGPNMTFGYVTGNTIADKVNGKGAW; this is encoded by the coding sequence ATGACGAAGATAACTTGCGATTTGGTGGTCGTTGGTTCCGGTGCAGCCGGACTTGCTACGGCAATCACTGCAAAGAAGCGCGGCCTCAATGTTGTGGTCGTGGAAAAGGAAGCAGTGTTCGGTGGCACAACCGCACTGTCAGGCGGCGTTCTCTGGATTCCGCTCTCCCACTATGGCCGTAAGCAGAATCAGGCAGACTCGGTAGAGAAGGTCAAGCAGTACCTGCAGGAAGAAGCGGGCAAGAATTACGACGACGCTGCTGTCTCGTGCTTTATCGAGAACGGCGCGAAGATGGTGGACTTCTTCGAGAAGGAAACCGAGACGAAGTTCGTACCCACGATGTATCCCGATTACAACCCGCATAAGTCAGGTGGACAGGATATCGGCCGCTCGATTTTGGCCGCACCGTACGATATTCGTGGCCTCGGCAAGGACATGAATCGTCTGAAGCCGCCGCTCGAAACGATCACGTTCATCGGCATGATGTTCAATTCGAGCAATGCCGACCTCAAGCATTTCTTTCAGGCAACGAAGAGCTTCAAGTCATTCTGCTACGTGGCAAAGCGTCTGGCCACACACGTCAAGGAACTGACGCTCTATCGTCGCGGCATCAACGTCACGAGTGGTAATGCGCTGGCCGCACGGCTCGCGGCCTCGGCGCTGAAGCTCGGTATTCCGATCATGACCTCGACGCCGGTTCGTGGTTTGCTGACCGAAAATGGCAAGGTCACGGGCGTGCACGCTGTGGGCTCGGACGGTGAAGTCCAGATCGTGGCAAAGCACGGTGTCGTGCTCGCAGCAGGCGGGTTCCCTCACGACCCCAAGCGACTGGCCCAAGTCTACCCGCACGTCAAGAATGGGGGCACCCACTTGAGCCCGACGCCGGAAAGCAATACCGGTGACGGCGTCAACATGGCCGAGAAGGCTGGTGCGGCACTGGGTATGGGCTATGCCGACGCCAGCGCATGGATGCCGGTGTCGAAGGTGCCGCTCAGTGGTGGTCGTACCGGCGTGTTCCCGCACCTGCTGGACCGCTACAAGCCTGGCATTATCGGTGTGCTGTCCAATGGCAAGCGCTTCACCAACGAATCAAATTCGTACCACGACGTTGGTGCAGCACTGATGCGTGCATGCGAAGGCAAGCGTGAAACCGCGATGTGGCTCATCTGCGACAAGGATGCGCTGGCGAAATACGGTCTGGGCTACGTCAAGCCTGCACCGATGCCGACCGGTGGTCTGATCAAGAAGGGCTACCTGATCAAGGGCAAGACCCTGCGTGATCTGGCGAAACAGTGTGGTATCACCGCGGACACGCTGGAAAAGACGGTCGCTGAATACAACAAGGGCGCGGTCGTCGGCCAGGATATGCAATACGGTCGCGGCACGACGGCGTTCAACCGCTATCTGGCTGACCCGGAAAACAAGCCGAATCCGTGTGTCGCACCGGTCCAAAACGGTCCGTTCTACGCGGTCAAGGTGCTGATGGGCGACCTCGGCACGTTCGACGGTATCGAAACTGCGGTCACGGGCGAAGTGCTGCGTAAGGATGGTTCGCAGATCGCAGGTCTGTACGCAGTGGGTAACGACCGCAAGTCAATGATGGGCGGGGCTTATCCGGGCGCTGGTATTACCCACGGTCCGAACATGACGTTTGGCTACGTCACGGGCAACACGATTGCAGACAAGGTGAATGGGAAGGGCGCATGGTAA
- a CDS encoding NIPSNAP family protein, which produces MVNLAKPLVDHRTYTIALRKMPEFLEVFNRLAMPILLETLGHPLGFWTSMVGPQNQFTHLWGYEDLADYERRCRARDTHPDFPKYLAASGHLIAAQTTQLIRATSMPGVAK; this is translated from the coding sequence ATGGTAAATCTCGCAAAGCCGCTGGTCGATCACCGGACGTACACGATCGCACTTCGCAAGATGCCGGAGTTTCTGGAGGTGTTCAATCGATTGGCCATGCCGATTCTGCTCGAAACGCTGGGCCATCCTTTGGGTTTCTGGACATCGATGGTTGGGCCACAGAATCAGTTCACCCATTTGTGGGGCTATGAGGATCTGGCCGACTACGAGCGCCGTTGTCGAGCCCGTGACACACACCCGGACTTTCCCAAGTATCTGGCGGCGTCGGGCCATCTGATTGCCGCGCAAACGACCCAGCTTATTCGCGCTACATCGATGCCCGGCGTCGCAAAATAA
- a CDS encoding SDR family NAD(P)-dependent oxidoreductase has protein sequence MSQEIQNPVQPGLHLNGKIVVVTGAGSGIGAGIAQAFARVGAHVALVDKNFEGAKAVALSLRDEGLVALPFACDVSDEKSVAAAADDVRATMGPVNALINNAGLLRAGSLETVSIEDWNLSLSVNLTGYLLCARSFGKDMLAAGKGSIVHVASIAALNPQTNSGSYSPGKAGVLLLSRQLAAEWGPRGVRSNCVLPGMIRTALSAKFYEEPGFEERRAQVVASRRIGEPEDLAGPALFLASDLAAYVNGAEILTDGGLNCMLMDQVPRPGFNAVPAK, from the coding sequence ATGAGTCAAGAAATCCAGAATCCGGTGCAGCCTGGGCTGCACCTGAATGGCAAGATCGTTGTCGTGACGGGCGCAGGCTCGGGTATCGGTGCCGGCATCGCACAGGCGTTCGCGCGCGTGGGGGCCCACGTTGCTCTCGTGGATAAAAACTTCGAAGGTGCGAAGGCCGTAGCCTTGTCGCTGCGTGATGAGGGTCTGGTTGCATTGCCGTTCGCTTGCGACGTATCGGATGAGAAGTCGGTAGCCGCTGCCGCTGACGATGTGCGTGCCACGATGGGTCCGGTCAACGCCCTGATCAACAATGCGGGCTTGCTCCGCGCAGGTTCGCTGGAAACGGTTTCGATCGAGGACTGGAATCTCTCACTGTCCGTGAACCTGACGGGCTATCTGCTGTGCGCTCGTTCGTTCGGCAAGGATATGCTGGCCGCAGGCAAGGGCAGCATCGTTCACGTGGCTTCGATCGCAGCGCTCAACCCGCAAACGAATAGCGGCTCGTATTCGCCGGGTAAGGCAGGTGTGCTCCTGCTCTCGCGTCAACTGGCGGCAGAGTGGGGCCCCCGTGGTGTGCGCTCGAACTGCGTGCTCCCGGGCATGATCCGTACTGCACTGTCGGCCAAGTTCTATGAAGAGCCGGGTTTCGAAGAGCGTCGTGCGCAAGTCGTGGCCTCGCGTCGTATCGGTGAACCGGAAGATCTGGCAGGACCCGCACTGTTCCTAGCCTCGGACCTCGCGGCCTACGTCAACGGCGCAGAGATTCTCACCGATGGCGGTCTGAACTGCATGCTCATGGACCAGGTTCCACGTCCTGGTTTCAACGCAGTGCCTGCAAAGTAA
- a CDS encoding TetR/AcrR family transcriptional regulator, with protein sequence MTNTTNRRAGKRSTVAACVAPVPVAEEREPRGARRKRETRTRLLDAALRLVAEKGMEGVAINEITEAADVGFGSFYNHFESKEAIYATLVDNVFEEFANMLDRLTGGVSDPAEVVAVSVRHTVLRARHDPVWGRFLIREGFSARAMSRGLGQRLLRDIGSGIAAKRFVVADPFIGFLAVGGTVLCAIAAELNFVVPGASAAGVLTELGFSGEHFPERTAAMLLQTLGLKRAEAEKIATRPLPAVEEAVDQG encoded by the coding sequence ATGACCAACACGACAAATCGCCGGGCAGGCAAGCGTTCCACCGTTGCGGCGTGCGTCGCCCCCGTACCCGTTGCCGAAGAACGGGAGCCGCGCGGTGCACGTCGCAAGCGCGAGACGCGAACCCGTCTGCTCGACGCTGCTCTCAGGCTGGTGGCCGAAAAGGGCATGGAGGGCGTGGCGATCAACGAAATCACGGAGGCCGCCGACGTGGGCTTCGGCTCGTTTTACAACCACTTTGAATCGAAGGAAGCGATCTATGCGACGCTCGTCGACAACGTGTTTGAAGAATTCGCGAACATGCTCGATCGCCTTACAGGCGGCGTTTCCGACCCCGCAGAAGTAGTCGCCGTCTCGGTGCGCCATACGGTCCTTCGGGCGCGGCATGATCCCGTGTGGGGACGTTTTCTGATACGTGAAGGGTTTTCTGCGCGCGCAATGAGCCGCGGACTCGGTCAGCGACTGCTGCGCGACATCGGCAGCGGGATTGCGGCGAAGCGGTTCGTCGTGGCGGACCCGTTTATCGGATTTCTTGCAGTGGGCGGCACGGTTCTGTGTGCCATCGCCGCCGAGTTGAACTTCGTCGTGCCGGGCGCGAGCGCGGCGGGCGTGCTGACAGAACTGGGCTTTAGCGGCGAGCATTTTCCCGAGCGCACGGCAGCGATGTTGCTGCAAACGCTCGGGCTGAAGCGCGCGGAGGCGGAAAAGATCGCTACGCGTCCGTTGCCCGCCGTCGAGGAAGCCGTCGATCAGGGCTGA